In Alteromonas mediterranea DE, a single genomic region encodes these proteins:
- a CDS encoding tyrosine-type recombinase/integrase, producing MGKTTRKINLPRGVTIRENKKSKTIXVAFTYKGVPCREPLSGWPTDKSNITAAGNLLGEIKNKITNNVFRYADYFPNSKKLKLFGRGVSNASIGFYLERAITEAENKGLKTGSLRTYKSRATVLKKYVGNTPITQFDSRSARELAQELAISMGNSTLNSTFKVLRAAFSEAVVDGTITNNPLLGFKISSAVKRRKSKQKDKVQPFTLTELKKLAAFQDLRERTYIQVWAKTGLRSGELCALRWEHVDLERKTINIDENYVTYAKELGTPKTEASERTIQLDEETVSLLQILEPGKLPFVFHNSRSKREHFDTYSLRRLLIKMCDECGVSYRHPYNLRHTYATMRISLGHNLWDIAKQMGHTSPKMLFETYGDYIEEYAEKTTNSHPQHTRIFESIEK from the coding sequence ATGGGTAAGACAACAAGGAAGATCAACCTTCCACGCGGAGTAACTATCCGCGAGAATAAAAAATCCAAAACAATTTNGGTAGCATTTACTTATAAAGGGGTTCCTTGTCGGGAGCCCCTTTCAGGTTGGCCTACAGATAAGTCCAACATTACTGCTGCTGGAAACTTGCTGGGCGAAATAAAAAACAAAATAACTAACAACGTATTTCGCTACGCCGACTATTTCCCTAATTCTAAAAAACTTAAACTCTTCGGTCGCGGTGTTTCCAATGCTTCGATAGGCTTCTACCTCGAACGCGCAATAACCGAGGCGGAAAACAAAGGACTTAAGACCGGTAGCCTCAGAACCTACAAAAGTAGAGCGACCGTGCTTAAAAAGTACGTGGGTAACACCCCAATAACGCAATTTGATTCACGTAGCGCGCGAGAATTAGCTCAAGAATTAGCCATTTCTATGGGAAATTCGACCCTAAACAGTACATTCAAAGTACTCCGTGCAGCTTTTAGTGAAGCCGTTGTAGACGGGACTATCACTAATAACCCATTGTTAGGGTTTAAAATTTCCTCTGCTGTTAAGCGCAGAAAGAGCAAGCAGAAAGATAAAGTACAACCTTTCACGTTAACCGAGCTTAAAAAACTCGCTGCGTTCCAGGATCTACGTGAAAGAACCTATATCCAAGTATGGGCGAAAACAGGACTGCGGTCCGGTGAGCTGTGCGCGCTTCGATGGGAGCATGTCGACTTAGAACGAAAAACAATAAACATAGATGAAAACTACGTCACTTACGCTAAGGAACTTGGAACCCCTAAAACTGAGGCAAGCGAACGGACTATACAACTGGACGAAGAAACAGTGTCTTTGTTGCAGATCCTAGAACCTGGGAAACTCCCGTTCGTTTTCCATAATTCAAGAAGCAAACGTGAGCACTTTGATACCTACTCTTTACGTAGGCTATTAATAAAAATGTGTGATGAATGTGGCGTTTCTTATCGACACCCGTATAATCTCCGACACACTTATGCAACGATGCGAATTTCTCTTGGGCATAATTTGTGGGATATAGCCAAACAAATGGGTCATACCTCACCCAAAATGTTGTTTGAAACTTACGGTGATTACATCGAAGAATATGCAGAAAAAACGACAAATTCGCACCCTCAACACACTCGGATTTTTGAAAGTATAGAAAAGTAG
- a CDS encoding ribokinase — MAIINFGSINIDHVYQVDHFVQPGETLASTHYQTLLGGKGANQSIALAQAGADVRHVGSIHENDASFKQALIKKGVDCRGVKCSEVPSGHAIIQVTPSGENAIVLFGGANQTITAKTVMQALDDTRPSDWVLTQNETSSIEEVLRQAKENQLKVAFNPAPMSESVKQLPLDCVDLLIVNETEAAAITGKEEFEEIVTVFKEQWSHCEVIITLGKAGVMMLRKDDVIKVNAFTVDAVDTTAAGDTFIGYFLSAYSSHTDAKQALRRGCAASAIAVTREGAAQSIPSQKEVDRFLAKHAN; from the coding sequence ATGGCAATAATAAATTTTGGCTCTATCAATATCGACCACGTTTATCAGGTAGATCACTTTGTGCAACCTGGTGAAACGCTAGCCTCAACCCATTACCAAACGTTATTAGGTGGTAAGGGCGCAAACCAATCTATCGCTTTAGCGCAAGCTGGTGCCGACGTACGTCATGTTGGCAGCATTCACGAGAACGATGCATCATTCAAACAAGCCTTAATTAAAAAAGGCGTTGATTGCCGTGGTGTTAAATGTTCAGAAGTCCCTTCTGGGCACGCAATCATTCAAGTAACGCCCAGTGGTGAAAACGCCATCGTACTGTTTGGAGGCGCAAACCAAACGATTACCGCAAAAACGGTAATGCAGGCGCTAGATGACACACGCCCTTCTGATTGGGTACTTACTCAAAACGAAACAAGTAGCATTGAAGAAGTACTGCGCCAAGCGAAAGAAAACCAGCTAAAAGTGGCCTTCAACCCTGCCCCTATGAGTGAGTCTGTTAAGCAGCTCCCGTTAGATTGCGTTGATTTACTAATTGTAAACGAAACGGAAGCAGCGGCTATTACCGGCAAAGAAGAATTTGAAGAAATTGTGACAGTGTTCAAAGAACAATGGTCACATTGCGAAGTTATCATTACACTGGGTAAAGCGGGTGTAATGATGCTGCGTAAAGACGACGTTATAAAAGTTAACGCCTTTACGGTAGATGCAGTTGATACAACCGCAGCAGGCGACACCTTTATCGGTTACTTTTTGTCTGCCTACAGCAGCCACACCGATGCTAAGCAAGCACTCCGTAGAGGGTGTGCCGCGTCGGCAATTGCAGTAACCCGAGAGGGTGCAGCGCAAAGTATTCCATCACAAAAAGAAGTGGATCGTTTCTTAGCGAAACACGCCAACTAG
- a CDS encoding nucleoside hydrolase has product MTHKIILDTDPGIDDAMAIFFAFQSPDIEVLGLTTVYGNVPVTMAAQNALTLCEIAGKDIPVTKGVGMPWVGPESTYAHFVHGEHGFGHIKPEAPKTELDPRSSAQFIVDMARKYPGEITIVAIGPLGNLALALRLEPDLPKLVKGVSIMGGAAFVPGNVTPVAEANIWNDAHAAEIVFAAEWELTMFGLDVTNFTPFSPAFVEKLEEKNNTLGGFVKESAQFYMDFYSQNREDRVCFFHDAFPIAHLRHPELFELTEGHVRVGTGTLDRGQTAVAPMGTTPSPLWNEANTIKVATKVDHKKLEQLFVDTYAL; this is encoded by the coding sequence ATGACACATAAAATCATATTAGATACAGACCCGGGTATTGATGATGCAATGGCGATATTTTTCGCTTTCCAATCTCCAGACATTGAAGTACTTGGCTTAACTACGGTTTACGGAAACGTACCGGTAACGATGGCCGCACAAAATGCGCTTACGCTTTGTGAAATTGCGGGTAAAGATATTCCTGTAACGAAAGGTGTTGGTATGCCTTGGGTTGGTCCTGAGTCAACGTACGCCCACTTTGTCCACGGTGAGCACGGCTTCGGTCACATTAAGCCTGAAGCCCCTAAAACTGAACTCGACCCGCGCAGCTCTGCGCAGTTCATTGTAGATATGGCGCGTAAATACCCTGGCGAGATAACCATTGTTGCTATCGGCCCGCTAGGCAACTTGGCCCTAGCCCTTCGCCTTGAACCAGACCTACCTAAATTGGTTAAAGGTGTTAGCATTATGGGAGGCGCAGCGTTTGTACCTGGTAATGTTACGCCAGTAGCTGAAGCAAACATTTGGAACGATGCGCACGCCGCTGAAATTGTGTTCGCGGCAGAGTGGGAGCTTACCATGTTTGGTTTGGACGTGACGAACTTCACGCCATTCTCTCCGGCTTTTGTTGAAAAACTAGAAGAAAAGAACAATACCCTTGGTGGTTTTGTGAAAGAAAGCGCACAGTTCTATATGGACTTCTACTCGCAAAACCGCGAAGACCGCGTGTGCTTTTTCCACGATGCATTCCCTATTGCTCACCTTCGTCACCCAGAGCTATTTGAACTGACCGAAGGTCACGTTCGCGTTGGTACTGGCACGCTAGACAGAGGCCAAACGGCGGTTGCCCCTATGGGTACTACACCTAGCCCGCTTTGGAATGAAGCAAATACGATTAAGGTAGCAACTAAAGTTGACCACAAAAAGCTGGAACAACTATTCGTAGACACCTACGCTCTATGA
- a CDS encoding GAF domain-containing hybrid sensor histidine kinase/response regulator, with amino-acid sequence MEAAPLPDNEDERLAELLSYDVLDTEAEQLFDDLTTLASQICDTPIALISLIDPDRQWFKSRVGLDAEETSREIAFCSHAILQDDVFEIPNASLDPRFHDNPLVTGAPDIRFYAGAPLVSPSGHAIGTLCTIDRKPRKLTESQKTSLQTLSKSVVAHLELKRKNRELERTSQFRSDFLSYVSHEIRTPLNAINTFSRLLEGEAQKLKLPESFTTPLSHVTQSGERLLEIVNSVLDIKQIEAGKMRVMPRAVSTHDFFTHLFSLTKIRAEDGGITFTSTIDSRVPDTLFFDDTKFGQVSLNLLSNAIKFTNPGKSVNAQVKYKNDKLIFNVIDQGIGISEEDQKRLFTPFERMENAHQISGTGLGLNISKRLIELMDGTIKVSSKVNEGTRISVTLPSDVLTANEFANAQPQSFVAQINIDKSARVLVVEDHYINQVVIQTLLEKLGVAHAIVSTGEEGVKYVNANPVDLVLMDLNLPGIQGDEATAQIKSMKPELPVIALTADAITKPASLYEKGLDDVLTKPVDSNELVRVLNQFLAVKRN; translated from the coding sequence ATGGAAGCGGCTCCTCTCCCAGATAATGAAGATGAACGTCTTGCTGAATTATTGAGCTACGATGTTCTCGACACCGAAGCTGAACAATTATTTGACGACCTAACCACACTAGCTTCCCAAATATGCGATACCCCTATTGCGCTTATTAGCCTTATCGACCCTGATAGACAGTGGTTTAAATCGCGAGTGGGATTAGACGCAGAAGAAACCTCTCGAGAAATTGCCTTTTGCTCTCACGCCATACTACAAGATGACGTGTTCGAGATACCCAACGCATCACTAGACCCTCGATTTCACGACAACCCGTTGGTTACCGGCGCTCCGGATATCCGCTTTTACGCCGGAGCACCGCTTGTCTCTCCTTCAGGCCATGCAATTGGTACGCTTTGCACCATTGATCGCAAGCCCCGTAAACTCACAGAGAGCCAAAAAACGTCGTTACAAACGCTGAGTAAATCAGTAGTGGCACACTTAGAGCTAAAGCGTAAAAACAGAGAACTAGAGCGCACCAGTCAGTTTAGATCCGACTTTTTGTCTTATGTGAGCCATGAGATAAGAACGCCACTAAACGCTATCAACACGTTCAGTCGGCTACTTGAAGGGGAAGCGCAAAAGCTTAAGTTACCCGAATCTTTTACTACTCCTTTGTCACATGTGACGCAAAGCGGTGAAAGACTATTAGAGATAGTAAATTCTGTTTTAGATATCAAACAAATTGAAGCAGGAAAAATGCGTGTCATGCCTCGCGCGGTAAGTACACACGACTTTTTTACCCACTTATTTTCACTTACCAAGATTCGCGCTGAAGATGGCGGCATTACATTTACGTCCACCATTGATAGCCGTGTTCCCGACACACTGTTTTTCGACGACACTAAGTTTGGGCAAGTTTCACTTAACCTATTATCTAATGCGATAAAATTCACCAACCCAGGTAAGTCGGTTAACGCCCAGGTAAAATACAAAAATGATAAGTTAATATTCAATGTTATCGATCAAGGCATTGGTATCAGTGAAGAAGATCAAAAACGGCTTTTCACTCCTTTCGAGAGAATGGAAAACGCCCATCAAATTAGCGGGACAGGCCTAGGATTAAATATATCAAAACGCCTTATTGAGTTAATGGACGGCACGATCAAAGTAAGCAGTAAGGTGAACGAAGGGACTCGCATTAGCGTAACCTTGCCCTCCGATGTCTTAACAGCAAATGAGTTTGCCAATGCACAGCCACAAAGCTTCGTTGCGCAAATAAATATAGATAAATCTGCTAGGGTTTTAGTTGTTGAGGACCATTACATTAACCAAGTTGTTATCCAAACATTGCTCGAGAAATTAGGGGTAGCTCACGCTATTGTCAGCACGGGCGAAGAAGGCGTGAAGTATGTAAACGCTAACCCTGTAGACCTTGTATTAATGGATTTAAACCTGCCAGGTATTCAGGGGGACGAGGCCACCGCTCAGATAAAAAGCATGAAACCCGAACTGCCAGTGATTGCGCTAACCGCGGATGCCATCACTAAGCCAGCGTCTTTATACGAAAAAGGACTTGATGATGTACTCACAAAGCCTGTCGACAGTAATGAGTTAGTACGAGTACTCAACCAATTTTTGGCGGTAAAAAGGAATTAG
- a CDS encoding 5-formyltetrahydrofolate cyclo-ligase, translated as MPASTISASQRVKNSNTLPEAKANARTILRKQLREARRALSPQQQRDAAQGVVKQLCSLNFLIEANTIAGYLVNDGEVDLKDYIEMQWQAPQAKQFALPVLHPICKGHLLFLSYTQHTALVKNKYNIEEPALVCPSVIPTSQCDVILMPLVGFDTNGNRLGMGGGYYDRTLAFTQRNVYPQKNISSNKPKLVGIAHDMQEVEALPVASWDVPLDAIVTPTRTLVFNTAE; from the coding sequence ATGCCCGCATCAACAATTTCAGCTAGTCAGCGCGTTAAAAACAGTAATACGCTGCCCGAAGCGAAAGCCAACGCCCGTACAATATTGAGAAAACAACTTCGAGAAGCCCGCCGTGCGTTAAGCCCACAACAGCAGCGTGATGCCGCGCAAGGCGTAGTTAAACAACTCTGTTCGCTGAATTTTTTAATAGAGGCTAATACCATCGCGGGCTACCTAGTTAACGACGGAGAGGTTGATTTAAAAGACTATATCGAGATGCAATGGCAAGCCCCTCAAGCAAAACAGTTCGCGCTACCAGTGTTACACCCAATATGTAAAGGTCACCTGCTCTTTCTTTCCTATACTCAACATACAGCGTTAGTTAAAAACAAATACAATATTGAAGAGCCGGCCTTAGTTTGCCCTAGCGTTATTCCTACGTCGCAATGCGATGTTATCCTTATGCCCTTGGTTGGCTTTGATACTAACGGCAATCGCCTGGGTATGGGAGGCGGCTATTACGACCGCACCCTAGCCTTTACCCAGCGCAACGTTTATCCACAAAAAAATATAAGCAGCAACAAACCTAAGCTTGTTGGTATTGCACACGACATGCAAGAAGTCGAGGCGTTGCCTGTAGCCTCGTGGGATGTTCCCCTTGATGCTATTGTTACTCCCACACGCACGCTAGTTTTCAATACCGCTGAATAG
- the rpiA gene encoding ribose-5-phosphate isomerase RpiA — MDQNAKKQAVAKAAIDYVESDSIVGVGTGSTVNFFIEELGKIKHKIEGAVSSSEASTARLKALGIEVFALNEVSNLSVYIDGADEVTEHKHMIKGGGAALTREKIVAGAATTFVCIVDETKRVPVLGAFPLPVEVIPMARSFVARELVKLGGDPEYRQGVITDNGNVILDVHNLEILNPRELEQKINNIPGVVTNGIFALRGADIVLSATENGVETFK; from the coding sequence ATGGATCAGAACGCAAAGAAACAAGCCGTAGCCAAAGCAGCTATCGACTACGTTGAATCAGACAGTATTGTCGGTGTGGGTACGGGTTCTACCGTGAATTTCTTTATTGAAGAGCTCGGTAAAATTAAACACAAAATTGAAGGGGCAGTATCAAGCTCAGAAGCATCAACAGCGCGTTTAAAAGCTTTGGGCATTGAAGTATTTGCGCTAAACGAAGTAAGCAACCTTTCTGTTTATATCGACGGTGCCGATGAAGTTACCGAACACAAGCATATGATTAAGGGGGGCGGTGCCGCACTTACTCGTGAAAAGATTGTTGCAGGCGCTGCCACTACGTTTGTTTGTATTGTAGATGAAACTAAACGGGTGCCAGTACTGGGCGCATTCCCCCTCCCTGTTGAAGTGATACCTATGGCCCGTTCTTTCGTAGCCCGTGAACTGGTTAAGCTTGGCGGCGACCCAGAGTACCGTCAGGGAGTGATCACCGACAATGGCAACGTTATCTTGGATGTTCATAACCTTGAGATACTTAATCCACGGGAACTAGAACAAAAGATAAATAATATTCCAGGCGTAGTGACTAACGGCATTTTCGCTCTGCGCGGTGCCGATATAGTGCTAAGTGCAACAGAAAACGGTGTTGAGACCTTTAAGTAA
- the serA gene encoding phosphoglycerate dehydrogenase — MSKVSLEKDKIRILLLEGVHQSALETLKSNGYSNIEFLKTSLPEDELIEKIKDAHFVGIRSRTQITEKVVDAAQKLVAIGCFCIGTNQVDLEATQRRGIPVFNAPFSNTRSVAELVLGQIILLLRQVPSKNAKAHRGEWEKTAVGSYEARGKTLGIIGYGHIGTQLSILAEHLGMRVQFFDIEDKLVLGNSTQVKSLEKLLNTSDVVSLHVPETPQTQDMIGEKELSQMKKGSILINASRGTVVDIDALASALESGHLNGAAIDVFPVEPKSNTEEFTSPLRAFDNVILTPHVGGSTQEAQENIGIEVAGKLAKYSDNGSTLSAVNFPEVSLPEHTNRSRLLHVHKNQPGILTQINQAFAEKGINIEAQYLQTNAEIGYVVVDVKEDRGYEALAELQQIDGTIKTRILH, encoded by the coding sequence ATGAGCAAAGTTTCATTAGAGAAGGATAAAATCCGCATTTTATTGTTAGAAGGTGTTCACCAAAGCGCTTTGGAAACGCTAAAAAGCAATGGGTATAGCAACATTGAATTTCTTAAAACCTCTCTTCCTGAAGATGAGTTGATTGAAAAGATTAAAGACGCCCACTTTGTAGGTATTCGCTCGCGTACTCAAATTACAGAGAAAGTGGTTGATGCTGCACAGAAGCTTGTAGCAATCGGCTGTTTCTGTATTGGAACAAACCAAGTTGATTTAGAAGCGACCCAGCGTCGCGGCATTCCCGTGTTTAATGCGCCTTTTTCAAACACACGCTCGGTCGCTGAGTTAGTCCTTGGTCAAATTATCCTTCTTCTTCGTCAAGTGCCTAGCAAAAATGCCAAAGCGCACCGCGGCGAATGGGAAAAAACAGCTGTAGGCTCGTATGAAGCTCGCGGTAAAACACTCGGTATCATTGGCTATGGGCACATCGGTACCCAGCTGAGTATTCTTGCTGAACACCTTGGTATGCGTGTTCAGTTCTTTGATATTGAAGATAAGCTTGTGCTCGGTAACTCTACACAGGTGAAATCGTTAGAAAAGCTTCTAAATACCTCAGACGTTGTTTCGCTTCACGTACCTGAAACACCTCAAACTCAAGACATGATTGGCGAGAAAGAGCTGTCTCAAATGAAAAAAGGCAGCATTCTTATCAATGCTTCTCGCGGGACCGTGGTTGATATTGATGCACTGGCTAGCGCCCTTGAAAGCGGCCACCTTAACGGCGCTGCCATCGACGTATTCCCAGTTGAGCCTAAGTCTAACACTGAAGAGTTTACGTCTCCGCTTCGTGCGTTTGACAACGTTATTCTTACTCCGCATGTAGGGGGAAGTACGCAAGAAGCACAGGAAAATATTGGTATTGAAGTGGCTGGCAAACTTGCCAAATATAGCGACAATGGTTCAACCTTGTCTGCAGTAAACTTCCCTGAAGTATCGCTTCCTGAGCATACGAACCGTTCACGCCTGCTTCACGTGCACAAAAACCAGCCAGGTATTCTTACGCAAATTAACCAGGCGTTTGCAGAGAAAGGCATTAATATTGAAGCCCAGTACCTTCAAACTAACGCAGAAATTGGTTACGTGGTTGTAGATGTGAAAGAAGACCGCGGTTATGAAGCCCTTGCTGAACTTCAGCAAATTGACGGCACAATAAAAACCCGTATTTTACACTAA